In Tsukamurella tyrosinosolvens, the genomic window GACTCGTCCGGCCGCGGCTGAGCGCTGAACGCTTCCGTCGCCGGATCGCCGCCCACGTCCGGGGTGGTGATCGGCTCGTCGTCGAGCGGGGCCGTGGGCGCGGCATCGCCGGAACCGGCGTTCGCCCGTCCGCGGCCGCCCGTGCCGGGCCCGCCCGCGGTGGCGGGGTTGCGGCCCAGGAACAGCGCGAAGACGCCGAGACCCAGCGCGATCAGGCCGAGGACGCCGCCCGCGACCGGCGCCACGTACTTGGCGACGGCGATCTTGTTCTGCGCCGACTTCGCGACCTCCGCCTGCGAGCGGACCGTCGCATCGACCCAGCGCTGCTTGGCGTCGAAGACGTCGAGCTTGAAGTCGCGGACCGGCTTCGGCGTGTTCGGGGCGACCTGGCCCGGAAGGCGGAACTGCTGCGTGTAGTGCAGCGACTGGTCGACGATGACGCCCGAGGTCGGGTCGACCCACAGGTCCACGTCGGTCTTCGCCCAGCGGTTCAGCGTGATGTCGTCCTTGGGGTCGACGCCGCCGATGCCCCACCAGCCCGCGGGCATGGTGAGCACGGTGCCGAGCGTCGGGTCGTTGCTGTCGCGGATGGTGGAGAGGTCCACCCAGTTCTGCTGGCCCTGGAAGTGCAGCGTCTTGGTGCCGCTGACCTCCTTCTCCTCGACGAACTTCAGGCCCACGTTGCTGCGCGTGACGAGGTCGAAGAACTCGTACTTCCCGTCCTGCGTGGTGCCGGCGGGGAAGCGGTACTGCAGGCCCTTGCGGTCGGCG contains:
- a CDS encoding DUF3068 domain-containing protein, with amino-acid sequence MAVGRSRLARVIGPILIFLGALLITAAIAGPAYVAGKLTTIPLDIDTTTVAKSEKVADSQADAEFPAKSLDMCSIDKGKAVVNEVSVTTQTRTLVTTPSDKSTMTVQSGSSMVVPSIKTKGEPRHPELTGAVQDKRPCDDGLVQAWLDRVSLDRETGKPTGKTSEATYQPGESTPAVKIADRKGLQYRFPAGTTQDGKYEFFDLVTRSNVGLKFVEEKEVSGTKTLHFQGQQNWVDLSTIRDSNDPTLGTVLTMPAGWWGIGGVDPKDDITLNRWAKTDVDLWVDPTSGVIVDQSLHYTQQFRLPGQVAPNTPKPVRDFKLDVFDAKQRWVDATVRSQAEVAKSAQNKIAVAKYVAPVAGGVLGLIALGLGVFALFLGRNPATAGGPGTGGRGRANAGSGDAAPTAPLDDEPITTPDVGGDPATEAFSAQPRPDESQTEAIDFRKRDER